A region from the Haemorhous mexicanus isolate bHaeMex1 chromosome 12, bHaeMex1.pri, whole genome shotgun sequence genome encodes:
- the USB1 gene encoding U6 snRNA phosphodiesterase 1, translated as MSAALVGYSSSEEEQEQEEEGGSRDGGAQGPPGASAGRSRLPVPVGLPGDPDPEEAVSDDSSRHGGRVRGFPHERGNWATHVYLPYIAQEEFLELLELLVSRARTYVPSLAAMEEFHLSLSQCVVLRYHWIQPFVRSLRERLAAFHRFFCVADQVKVYTNQNKTRTFIGLEVSAGHFQLLELVSEVDSVLEEFDLPTFYKDPSFHISLAWCVGDLSGRLEGQCLRELQDIVDGFEESAFLLRIQWEQIRCKSGNKYFSFPLR; from the exons ATGAGCGCCGCGCTGGTGGGCTACAGCAGCTccgaggaggagcaggagcaggaggaggaaggggggagCCGGGACGGCGGCGCGCAGGGGCCCCCCGGGGCCAG CGCCGGCCGCTCCCGCCTGCCCGTGCCCGTCGGCCTGCCGGGAGACCCGGACCCCGAGGAGGCCGTGAGCGATGACAGCTCCCGGCACGGCGGCCGCGTGCGCGGCTTCCCCCACGAGCGGGGCAACTGGGCCACACACGTCTACCTGCCCT ACATTGCCCAGGAGgagttcctggagctgctggagctgctggtgtccCGCGCCCGCACCTACGTGCCGTCGCTGGCTGCCATGGAGGAGTTCCACCTGAGCCTCTCGCAGTGCGTGGTGCTGCGCTACCACTGGATACAGCCCTTCGTCCGCTCCCTCAGGGAGCGCCTGGCCGCCTTCCACAG GTTCTTCTGCGTGGCTGACCAAGTGAAGGTTTACACCAACCAGAACAAAACCAG GACTTTTATTGGCTTGGAGGTCTCTGCTgggcatttccagctgctggagctggtctCGGAGGTGGATAGCGTTCTAGAGGAATTTGACCTTCCCACATTCTACAAG GACCCATCATTCCACATCAGCTTGGCCTGGTGCGTCGGGGACCTGTCTGGCAGGCTGGAAGGGCAGTGTCTGCGGGagctccag GACATTGTGGATGGGTTTGAGGAGTCAGCATTCCTGCTGCGTATCCAATGGGAGCAAATCCGCTGCAAGTCAGGGAACAAGtacttctccttccccttgaGGTAG
- the ZNF319 gene encoding zinc finger protein 319 codes for MSESWQQQQQQPQQPPPPPQQHHAGAAALPEHSIPPSTADNPLGCAVYGILLQPDPGLQHHQHAPIQAGEPSHKCGVCGHDLAHLSNPHEHQCLPSHDRSFQCTQCLKIFHQATDLLEHQCIQVEQKPFVCGVCKMGFSLLTSLAQHHNVHNGNAMKCSICEKTYKPPEVEHSQPLDPSEKPYSCSICQKTFKHLSELSRHERIHTGEKPYKCTLCDKSFSQSSHLVHHKRTHSSERPYKCTVCEKTFKHRSHLVRHMYAHSGEHLFKCNVCELHFKESSELLQHPCTPSGERPFRCGECQKAFKRPSDLRQHERTHSEERPFKCDLCQMSFKQQYALMRHRRTHKAEERFKCNLCEKGFVQPSHLVYHQHVHGIENLFKCNVCQKGFNQSSELLRHKCVQNAERPFKCAVCNKSYKRASALQKHQLAHCAEKPLKCTLCERRFFSSSEFVQHRCDPAREKPLKCPDCEKRFKYASDLQRHRRVHTGEKPYKCSSCEKAFKQREHLNKHHSVHAREQQYKCMWCGERFLDLGLLQEHSVQHTAEGAYQVAACLP; via the coding sequence atgTCAGAAAGctggcagcagcaacagcagcaaccACAGCAGCCGCCGCCACCACCGCAGCAGCACCACGCTGGGGCAGCCGCCCTCCCGGAGCACTCCatccctcccagcactgctgacaaccccctgggctgtgctgtgtacGGCATCCTGCTCCAGCCAGACCCTGGActgcagcaccaccagcacgcccccatccaggctggagaGCCGTCCCACAAGTGCGGTGTGTGTGGCCATGACCTTGCCCACCTCTCCAACCCCCATGAGCACCAGTGCTTGCCAAGCCATGACCGCTCTTTCCAGTGTACCCAGTGCCTGAAGATCTTCCACCAGGCCACCGACCTCCTCGAACACCAGTGTATCCAGGTGGAGCAGAAGCCCTTTGTGTGTGGGGTTTGCAAGATGGGCTTCTCCCTCCTGACCTCGCTGGCGCAGCACCACAACGTCCACAATGGCAACGCCATGAAGTGCTCTATCTGTGAGAAGACCTACAAGCCTCCCGAGGTAGAGCATTCACAGCCTCTCGACCCCTCAGAGAAGCCCTACAGCTGCTCCATCTGTCAGAAAACCTTCAAGCACCTCTCGGAGCTGTCCCGGCACGAGCGCATCCACACGGGTGAGAAGCCGTACAAGTGCACACTGTGTGACAAGAGCTTCAGCCAGTCCTCCCACCTGGTGCACCACAAACGGACGCACAGCTCGGAGCGGCCCTACAAGTGCACGGTGTGCGAGAAGACCTTCAAGCACCGCTCCCACCTGGTGCGCCACATGTACGCGCACTCGGGGGAGCACCTCTTCAAGTGCAACGTCTGCGAGCTGCACTTCAAGGAATCCtcggagctgctgcagcacccctgCACGCCCAGCGGGGAGCGGCCCTTCCGCTGCGGGGAGTGCCAGAAGGCCTTCAAGCGTCCCTCGGACCTGCGGCAGCACGAGCGCACGCACAGCGAGGAGCGGCCCTTCAAGTGCGACCTGTGCCAGATGAGCTTCAAGCAGCAGTACGCGCTCATGCGCCACCGCCGCACGCACAAGGCCGAGGAGCGCTTCAAGTGCAACCTGTGCGAGAAGGGCTTCGTGCAGCCCTCGCACTTGGTGTACCACCAGCACGTGCACGGCATAGAGAACCTCTTCAAGTGCAACGTGTGCCAGAAAGGCTTCAACCAGTCCTCGGAGCTGCTGCGGCACAAGTGCGTGCAGAACGCGGAGCGGCCCTTCAAGTGCGCGGTGTGCAACAAGTCCTACAAGCGGGCCTCGGCCCTGCAGAAGCACCAGCTGGCCCACTGTGCCGAGAAGCCGCTCAAGTGCACGCTCTGCGAGAGACgtttcttctcctcctcagaGTTCGTGCAGCACCGCTGCGACCCGGCCCGCGAGAAGCCCCTCAAGTGCCCCGACTGTGAAAAGCGGTTCAAGTACGCGTCGGACCTGCAGCGCCACCGGCGCGTGCACACGGGCGAGAAGCCCTACAAGTGCTCCTCCTGCGAGAAGGCCTTCAAGCAGCGCGAGCACCTCAACAAGCACCACAGCGTGCACGCCCGGGAGCAGCAGTACAAGTGCATGTGGTGCGGGGAGCGGTTCCTGGACTTGggcctgctgcaggagcacagcgTGCAGCACACGGCCGAGGGTGCCTACCAGGTGGCTGCCTGCTTGCCATGA